A genomic region of Arachis stenosperma cultivar V10309 chromosome 9, arast.V10309.gnm1.PFL2, whole genome shotgun sequence contains the following coding sequences:
- the LOC130947916 gene encoding caffeoylshikimate esterase-like, protein MEKACECNYKIAPTISGDINSQLLTSHRGQLSSAMELASLKLQSQRLFLSQLRSQSQRKKVVVVTAKRRSNIEGVSDELNAIASQNLDLAPSRRMVRAAFLPVHQHLDHYLFKAAPPGIRTQEWYETNSRGFEIFCKSWMPQPALPIKAVLCFCHGYGSTCTFFFEGLAKRIAASGYAVYAMDYPGFGLSEGLHGYIPKFDDLVDDVIEQYAKIKAKPEVRHLPGFLLGQSMGGAIALKVHLKEPNNWDGVILVAPMCKIAEEMLPSKAVLKALDLLSYVMPKAKLFPYKDLSALTFREPGKRKVANYNVLSYDDPTRLKTGMELLSATQDIESQLHKVSAPLLILHGSEDKVTDPLVSQFLYEKASSKDKIMKIYEGGYHGILEGEPDDRIFAVHNDIISWLDSRC, encoded by the exons ATGGAAAAAGCGTGCGAGTGTAATTACAAAATTGCCCCAACTATTTCCGGTGACATTAATAGTCAATTGCTGACCTCTCACCGCGGTCAACTGTCCTCGGCCATGGAGCTCGCCTCTCTGAAATTGCAATCGCAGAGGCTCTTCTTGTCTCAACTGAGGAGTCAAAGTCAAAGAAAGAAAGTGGTGGTGGTCACGGCCAAGAGAAGGTCAAACATCGAAGGTGTGAGCGACGAGTTGAATGCCATCGCTTCTCAGAACTTGGACTTGGCACCCTCTCGCAGAATGGTCCGTGCTGCTTTCCTACCGGTGCACCAGCACCTCGACCATTACTTGTTCAAG GCTGCTCCTCCTGGGATCAGAACTCAAGAGTGGTATGAAACGAATTCCAGGGGATTCGAAATTTTCTGCAAAAGCTGGATGCCTCAACCCGCTCTTCCAATTAAGGCCGTTCTCTGTTTCTGCCATGGATATGGCAGCACTTGCACCTTCTTTTTTGAAG GTCTTGCCAAGAGAATTGCTGCTTCTGGATATGCTGTATATGCTATGGATTACCCAGGTTTTGGCCTTTCTGAAGGCTTACATGGTTACATTCCAAAATTTGATGATCTGGTTGATGATGTTATAGAACAATACGCAAAAATCAAAG CAAAGCCTGAGGTTAGACACTTGCCTGGATTTCTATTGGGGCAGTCAATGGGTGGAGCCATTGCCCTTAAAGTTCATTTGAAGGAACCAAATAATTGGGATGGGGTAATCCTTGTAGCACCAATGTGTAAA ATTGCAGAAGAAATGTTACCATCTAAGGCAGTTTTGAAGGCATTGGATCTTTTGTCTTATGTGATGCCAAAGGCAAAACTGTTCCCATACAAAGATTTATCCGCATTGACATTCAGAGAACCAGGCAAGAGAAAAGTG GCCAACTACAATGTTCTATCTTATGATGATCCAACAAGACTCAAAACTGGCATGGAACTCTTAAGTGCCACACAGGATATTGAGTCACAACTGCATAAGGTTTCGGCTCCATTGTTGATTCTTCATGGATCAGAAGACAAGGTGACAGATCCATTGGTCAGCCAATTTCTTTATGAGAAAGCTTCTAGTAAGGATAAGATTATGAAGATTTATGAAGGAGGTTACCATGGCATTTTGGAAGGGGAACCTGATGACAGAATTTTTGCTGTCCATAATGACATTATTTCATGGCTTGATTCTAGATGTTAA